Part of the Streptomyces sp. NBC_01353 genome, CTCGGGCAAGGGTTATTGGCCCGGTCCACCATGGAGCCGGCTTCGGTGGTGGAGCCGGTTTCGGAGAAGGCGCGGAAAGGGGAGGCGCATGAACGACACGATGGTGACGCTGGTCGGGAACGTCGCGACGGCCGTGGAGTACCGGGACACGGCGACGGGTGGGGTGGCCCGGTTCCGTTTCGCGGTGACCGCGCGCCGCTGGGACCGGGAGCGCGGCACCTGGACGGACGGACGCACCAGCTTCTACACGGTGTTCGCCTGGCGAGCACTCGGCGCGAACCTGGCCGCCTCGGTCTCGGTGGGCGAACCGCTGGTGGTGCACGGCCGATTGCGGGTGCGTGAGGAGGACCTGGAGGAGGGCAGGCCGGACGGCCGCCGCAGGACCTTCGTGGACATCGACGCGCTGGCCGTGGGCCACGATCTGACGCGCGGTACGGCGGCTTTCCGCCGGGTGGCGAAAGGTGAACCACGTCTGACGGAACGCCAGGCGAACGGGGGTGCGGAGAGGGACCCGTGGGAGACGACGGGGGTGGGG contains:
- a CDS encoding single-stranded DNA-binding protein; the protein is MNDTMVTLVGNVATAVEYRDTATGGVARFRFAVTARRWDRERGTWTDGRTSFYTVFAWRALGANLAASVSVGEPLVVHGRLRVREEDLEEGRPDGRRRTFVDIDALAVGHDLTRGTAAFRRVAKGEPRLTERQANGGAERDPWETTGVGAEAEAQVRAQVEGKVPQVLEPVP